In one Corallococcus sp. EGB genomic region, the following are encoded:
- a CDS encoding M15 family metallopeptidase → MTTPCPELFSRVALASLYPPFREVMAEVISRCRARGADYVATRGFATFAEQEVLHARHLRGEGGRAAPAGLSAHNYGLAVDFCRDADVDRPGLQPRWDTAAYAVLGEETRRAGLVWGGSFGDAPHCQWPGLVSGTQLQPVRGLFLSEPASATDAQRLASVWRFLDTTRARPDWRAGNPTLAASLARLGS, encoded by the coding sequence ATGACGACTCCCTGCCCTGAACTCTTCTCCCGCGTCGCCCTGGCGTCCCTCTACCCGCCCTTCCGCGAGGTGATGGCCGAAGTCATTTCCCGTTGCCGAGCGCGAGGCGCGGACTACGTGGCCACGCGCGGCTTCGCCACGTTCGCCGAGCAGGAGGTCCTCCACGCTCGGCACCTCCGAGGCGAGGGCGGACGCGCGGCCCCAGCGGGCCTCTCGGCCCACAACTACGGCCTCGCCGTGGACTTTTGCCGCGATGCGGACGTGGACCGTCCGGGACTCCAACCGCGTTGGGACACGGCTGCGTATGCCGTCCTCGGCGAGGAGACGCGGCGCGCGGGCCTCGTGTGGGGCGGCTCCTTCGGAGATGCGCCGCACTGCCAGTGGCCCGGCCTCGTGAGCGGCACGCAGCTTCAGCCCGTGCGTGGCCTCTTCCTCTCGGAGCCGGCCAGCGCCACGGACGCGCAGCGGCTCGCCTCCGTCTGGCGCTTCCTCGACACGACGCGAGCGCGGCCCGACTGGCGCGCTGGCAACCCCACGCTGGCTGCGTCCTTGGCGCGGCTCGGCTCCTGA
- a CDS encoding DUF2381 family protein: MPRLAALLVLLLGTAAPAQPAPASRERQERRIALPDSPSDPVPELHVAAGAVTLLLFDASLDRASVELEGRERFRLVDVGERSLLFEPAIDLGAGERLGLRVRFSDGARPEHAVFMLVTHPSEVDARVQVFRRAQSIGALQAELAAVRAQLKAKDAELAALRERSEVHSPAGLTLEGLLDEGGVSSSKVEAQSKQEARSSLHVVDGFSLRAPSWGVVSVDVKNSGRTHWMPTEARLTSSTGGVQVQVLGVRMKQPQIGPGEVGTVVVETDVVSWKAGTVFLLELMDSSGARRVLVPRVVL; the protein is encoded by the coding sequence TTGCCGCGACTTGCCGCCCTTCTCGTCCTGCTGCTGGGAACCGCCGCCCCTGCGCAACCCGCCCCCGCCTCTCGCGAGCGCCAGGAGCGGCGCATCGCCCTTCCGGATAGCCCCTCGGACCCCGTGCCGGAGCTGCACGTCGCGGCCGGCGCCGTCACCTTGCTTCTCTTCGATGCGTCGTTGGACCGGGCCTCCGTGGAACTGGAGGGGCGCGAGCGATTCCGGCTCGTGGACGTCGGGGAGCGCTCCCTCCTCTTCGAGCCTGCCATAGACTTGGGGGCCGGGGAGCGGCTGGGGCTCCGGGTGAGGTTCTCCGATGGCGCACGTCCCGAGCATGCGGTTTTCATGCTGGTGACTCACCCGTCTGAGGTTGATGCGCGGGTCCAGGTCTTCCGCCGGGCGCAGTCGATTGGAGCCCTTCAGGCAGAGTTGGCGGCTGTGCGTGCCCAACTCAAAGCGAAGGATGCCGAGCTTGCGGCACTTCGAGAGCGCAGCGAGGTGCATAGCCCAGCGGGCCTCACCTTGGAGGGGCTCCTCGATGAGGGCGGGGTGTCGTCGAGCAAGGTTGAAGCCCAATCGAAGCAGGAGGCGAGGTCCTCGTTGCATGTCGTGGATGGCTTTAGCCTCCGGGCTCCTTCCTGGGGAGTTGTGTCCGTGGACGTGAAGAATAGTGGCAGGACGCACTGGATGCCCACGGAGGCGCGCCTCACTAGCTCAACGGGAGGCGTGCAAGTGCAGGTGCTCGGCGTGCGCATGAAGCAGCCTCAGATTGGGCCCGGAGAAGTCGGCACAGTCGTGGTGGAGACGGACGTTGTGTCCTGGAAGGCGGGGACAGTGTTCCTCCTGGAATTGATGGATTCGTCGGGCGCGCGCCGCGTTCTCGTTCCTCGTGTAGTGCTGTAG